Proteins from a genomic interval of Streptomyces fodineus:
- a CDS encoding alpha/beta hydrolase family protein produces the protein MPPVRPTRRSLIAGGLGAAAALAVPLSVPTPAAAAGLIPLRLAGPTGPAPVGAVELHLVDPSRTDPWSGQQRELMVTVTYPAADVRDRMMLPWLPAGAERALKARFGGAVDAYALPQTHSADRAPVRPGRRPVLLHSPGYQSDRTFNTLLIEDLASWGYVVVAVDHPYDSGEVEFPDGRVLVNRPDDASYEARTAAVAVRAADLRFVLDQLTVLDRGGNPDAERRPLPRGLRGTLDLTRVGAFGHSRGGAASALVMYRDERVRAGIDLDGALYGPVVQRGLDRPFLLMDTAHHDGLNEDGSWPPFWRHLRDWRRFLRLADGDHNSFTDVVAVAPQLPEPVRQRLQAGKIPADRAVAAVRATVRAFFDLRLRRRPDTGHLLWGASPRYPEIEYIAG, from the coding sequence GTGCCTCCCGTACGCCCAACTCGCCGTTCCCTCATAGCCGGTGGTCTCGGGGCCGCAGCCGCCCTCGCCGTTCCCCTGTCGGTACCGACGCCGGCCGCGGCGGCCGGTCTCATTCCCCTCCGGCTGGCCGGGCCGACCGGGCCCGCGCCGGTGGGCGCCGTGGAACTGCACCTGGTCGACCCGTCCCGGACCGATCCCTGGTCGGGGCAGCAGCGCGAGCTGATGGTGACCGTGACGTACCCGGCCGCCGACGTCCGTGACCGCATGATGCTGCCCTGGCTGCCGGCGGGTGCCGAGCGTGCGCTCAAGGCGCGCTTCGGGGGCGCGGTGGACGCCTACGCGCTCCCGCAGACCCACAGCGCGGACCGCGCACCGGTCCGGCCGGGCCGCCGTCCCGTACTGCTGCACTCGCCGGGTTATCAGTCGGACCGCACCTTCAACACGCTGCTCATCGAGGACCTGGCGTCCTGGGGCTATGTCGTGGTCGCGGTCGACCATCCCTACGACTCGGGCGAGGTGGAGTTCCCGGACGGCCGCGTGCTGGTCAACCGCCCCGACGACGCGAGCTACGAGGCCCGCACGGCCGCGGTCGCGGTCCGCGCCGCCGACCTGCGGTTCGTCCTCGACCAGCTGACCGTGCTGGACCGGGGCGGAAACCCCGACGCCGAGCGGCGCCCGCTCCCGCGCGGGCTGCGCGGGACGCTGGACCTCACACGGGTCGGCGCCTTCGGGCACTCCCGGGGCGGCGCCGCGTCGGCGCTCGTGATGTATCGGGACGAGCGGGTGCGAGCCGGCATCGACCTGGACGGCGCGCTGTACGGGCCGGTGGTCCAGCGGGGCCTCGACCGGCCGTTCCTGCTGATGGACACGGCGCACCACGACGGGCTGAACGAGGACGGCTCCTGGCCGCCGTTCTGGCGGCACCTGCGCGACTGGCGCCGGTTTCTGCGGCTCGCGGACGGCGACCACAACTCCTTCACCGACGTCGTGGCCGTCGCGCCCCAGCTGCCCGAACCGGTGCGGCAGCGGCTGCAGGCCGGCAAGATCCCCGCCGACCGGGCGGTGGCCGCCGTACGGGCGACCGTGCGGGCCTTCTTCGATCTCCGGCTGCGCCGCCGTCCCGACACCGGGCACCTGCTGTGGGGCGCCTCGCCGCGCTACCCCGAGATCGAGTACATCGCCGGGTAG